One Aegilops tauschii subsp. strangulata cultivar AL8/78 chromosome 7, Aet v6.0, whole genome shotgun sequence genomic window carries:
- the LOC109787634 gene encoding non-specific lipid transfer protein GPI-anchored 1, whose protein sequence is MARWCQLAAVLLAVSMAASTSVAQDALQTKCQEDLQKLSDCMDYATGHEDTPSAKCCEDTADTQKSRPECLCSIIQQVHSGSHGVQQLGLRFERLLAQPAACKLPNANVSLCINLLHLTPSSPDYALFANASKITPSTAAPARDTADGFKVPTGLGYGVVAAAVVSALISSIF, encoded by the exons ATGGCGCGGTGGTGCCAGCTGGCGGCGGTGCTGCTCGCCGTGTCGATGGCGGCGTCGACGTCGGTGGCGCAGGACGCGCTGCAGACCAAGTGCCAGGAGGACCTGCAGAAGCTGTCGGACTGCATGGACTACGCGACGGGGCACGAGGACACGCCGTCGGCCAAGTGCTGCGAGGACACGGCGGACACGCAGAAGTCGCGGCCCGAGTGCCTCTGCTCCATCATCCAGCAGGTGCACAGCGGCAGCCACGGCGTGCAGCAGCTCGGCCTCCGCTTCGAGCGCCTCCTGGCCCAGCCCGCCGCCTGCAAGCTCCCCAACGCCAACGTTTCCCTCTGCATCA ACCTGCTGCACCTGACCCCGAGCTCGCCAGACTACGCTCTCTTCGCAAATGCTTCCAAGA TTACTCCGTCCACTGCCGCACCGGCGAGAGACACTGCCGACGGCTTCAAGGTTCCGACGGGGCTCGGTTACGGCGTCGTGGCGGCGGCCGTCGTCTCTGCTCTCATCTCATCCATCTTCTGA